Part of the Desulfovibrio sp. ZJ209 genome, ACCACATGGAGGGTTCCTCGCCGCAGCGCAGCCAGTCCTGAAGTTCGCGCGCCGGGCCAGTCCCCATTTTTACGGGGAGGCGCCCCATGTCGTAGGCCCAGGCCATATGCTCGGCCCGGATGGCGAGCAGTTCGCCATGCAGCCGCTCGGGGATGGAGACGACGCCGGGCGCGCTTTCCCAGTCATCCCAAAGGGCGACAAGCGTGTCCGCGTCCTGTGTGGCGCCGGCCGGGGCAACGCCCAGGCCCGTCTGGACGACAAGGCACTTCACGAGCGCTCCTCGCCCGTTGCCAAGGCCTTGGCGATCGCCTCGCCATAGGGCGCGCGGAGGACGCCCGCCTCGGTGATGATGGCGCTGATGAACGCGCCCGGGGTGACATCAAAGGCGAAATTGTACACGGGCACGCCTTCGGGGGTGATGCGCCGGGCGCCTATGTGGGTGACTTCCTCCGCCGGGCGCTCCTCGATGGGGATGGCGGCGCCGTCCGGCGTGGCGGCGTCGATGGTGGAGAGCGGCGCCGCCACATAGAAGGGCACCTGAAAATGCTTCGCCAGGATGGCGACGCCCAGGGTGCCAATCTTGTTGGCCGTGTCGCCGTTGGCCGCGATGCGGTCCGCGCCCACCACCACGGCCTGCACCATCCCCCGGCTCATGAGGTGGGCGCAGGCATTGTCGCAGGCCACCGTCACGGAAATGCCGTCGCTCGCGAGCTCCCACGCGGTGAGCCGCGCGCCCTGAAGAAAAGGCCGCGTTTCGTCAGCGATGACGCTGATATGCTTGCCCTCTTCCAACGCCGCGCGGATGACGCCGAGCGCCGTGCCGTAGCCGGCCGTGGCCAGGGCCCCGGCATTGCAGTGAGTCAATACCGTGTCGCCGTCATGCAGGAGCGCGGCCCCGTGGCGCCCGAGGCAACGGCACAGGGTTTCGTCCTCCCGCTGGAGGGCCAATGCCTCGCGCTCGAAGAGCGCCGCCACAGCAGGCAGAGGCAACGGCCCGGCACTTTCCGCCGCGCGCCAGGCGCGACGCATGCGTTCCACGGCCCAGCGCAGGTTGACGGCCGTGGGCCGCGCCTGCGCGATGCGGTCGAGATCCCCCTCAAGGCGCCGGCGCCCGGCTTCCGTGTCTTCGGCAGCCACGCCCCGCGCGGCCAAGGCGCAGCCAAAGGCCGCGGTCACGCCGATGGCTGGCGCGCCGCGCACCACCATTGTCTTGAGGGCTGCGATAACGTCATCCGGCGTCACGCAGCCGACATCCGCCTCCACTTCCGGCAGCTTGCGCTGGTCGAGCAGGTGGAGCGCCCCTGCTTCCCCATCAAAACGGATATGGCTGTTCACTGGTTTTCCCTTGAAATCCGCGTCTTCCGCGCCCGCCGTTATTGCCGGCGCGCCAGGTCGCGCAGAGGCGCCATGCGCGGGTCGTCGAGGCCGCGCTCACAGCCGCATTCCCCCTCGTTGAGGTTGGCGCCGCACACCGGGCACAGGCCCTTGCATTCCTCCTTGCAGAGGGGCGCCACGGGCAGCGAAAGCATGAACTGCTCCCAGCAGACGGCGGCGAGGTCGAGCATGGGAGCGTGCCGGTCATAGACCACGTGGCTCGCGTCGTCCGGGGCGGCGCCGGGGGCCCTTTCCTCCGGGGGGATGTCCTCGAATTCGTCGAAGCGGGTGTCGATGGTCACCCCGGCGTCCTCGGCGCAGCGGTTGCACGGCAGCACCACCTCCCCGGTGAGGCTGCCGCGCACAAGGCAGCCTTCCTCGGCGGGCATCACGGTGAGCCGGGCCACAAGCGGCTTCTCGATGCGGCACTCCATGTGGAATTCGTGCAGCGGCGCGAGCCATATCTCCTGGTCGTCCAGGGTGAATTCCTTGCCGTCGGGCGGGAGGTCGTTGATGGAAACAAGGTATTTGCGCATGGTTCCCTCGTTGTATGGGGCGCGTCGGGCGCCCTCATTTTGGTTCAGCAGTAGCCGTTCACTGGCCGGTGGCGAGCAGGGCCACGGCGAGCCCAAGGAAAACGAGGCCGGCCAGCCGGTTGATGAGTATCTGCCCGCGGCGCGAGGCGTTGAAACGCCGCGCGAGCCTGCCCCCCAGGAGCGCCACGGAAAAAAAGACCAATAGCGTCGCCAGGATGAAGAGCGCCCCGAGCAGCACCACCTGCAGCGGGATGCTGCCGCGCTCAGGTTCGCAGAATTGGGGCAAAAAAGCCAGAAAGAAGAGGCAGACCTTGGGGTTGGTCACGTTCATGAGGATGCCGCGCCGGTAGAGCGCGCCATAGCCGGGAAAGGACGCCGCGCCGCCCGCATCGTCCGCGCCCTCGGGCACGCGCGCGAGGGCCGCGCCGGAGCGGAAGGCGAGCCACGCGAGATAGAGCAGGTAGCAGGCGCCCAGGATCTTGAGCACCCAGAACGCGGTCGGCGAACTGCGGAAAATCACGGCCACGCCCAAGGCGACGGCCGTGGTGTGGAAGCAGAGGCCGGTCGCGAGGCCCAGCGTCGTGACCATGCCCGCCGCCGCGCCGTAGAGCGCCGACTGCGTGAGCACGAAGATATTATCGGGCCCGGGCGCGATGGAAAGCACCAGCGCCGCCGCAAAAAAGGCGCCCGCCACCTCCGGGCTCAGCATGGCGCATGCCCCGCGCCGGCGCTTCCAACGCAAAAGAAAAGGCGCTTTTCCGCGCGCGGGCGCGCCTTGACGGCCCGCTCCAGCCTGAGCGCCGTGGGCCTGTCCACGCAGGCGAGGCTCGCGGCCAGGCGAACCGGGCGCCTCCCGCGGGTATAGCGCGCCCCGCCCGGCAGGAGCCCGTTGTGCTGCGCCACGCGGCGTGCAAGGTCACAGGTGATGCCGCAATAGAGCGTACCGTCGCGGCACTCCAGCAGGTAGACATACCAGGGCGCGCCTTTAAGCGTTGCGGAAGCCTTCATCCGTTGAACCCGCCCGCCAGCCATGCGGTGAGCATGAACGAAACGAACCAGTTGCCGAGCCGCCACGCCCAGGGATTGGGCGGCCGCCCCTCCACGAGCCTGCGCATGGAGCGGATGGTGCCCGCGATGCTGCCGGCGAGATGGAACACGACGAAGCCGATGCCCGCCAGCAGCCCGAACTGCGACACGCAGACAAAAAAGAGCGCGAAGGTGACGCAGGGCGCGAGGCAGCCAGCGCCGTCCGCCCCCGTGGCCGTCCAGACGCGGCCAAAACCCGCGCCATTGCCGAACGTGCCGCCCATGCGGTAGAAGCGCGCCCCGGATGCGGAGCCGTGGCGCCAGGGATCGCCGCCGGAGCCCCCTTGGCCGGCGCCAGACTGCGCGCGTCCGGCCGTGCGCTCTCCTTCATCGGCGCCGACTACCTCGGCATCGAAGACGCGGCCTTCATCCAGGCGCCTGCCCGGCGGCAGGCTGCCCTGGGCGCCATTTTCGTCATGATTGGGGGCCATGCCATTCCTCCGCGTGTGCACTTTGCTGGCCAGCAATGGGGTGCCGTTGCGCCGCCCTCATGCCGAAGCTCCCGCGCCGGGCGCCTCCACGAGCAGCGCGGCGAGATCCATCACATTGGTGCGCGTGGGCCCGGTAATCAGGAGGTCCCCGCCCGCAAGGAGCGCCGCGTTGCTGTCGTTCCTCTCCAAAAAGGCGAGCGCCGCCTCGCGGCCGCCCATGCGGGCCACGCTTTCGCCGTCGGCAAAGCCGCCAGCGGCATCCGTGGGGCCGTCCGTGCCGTCCGTGCCCGCAAATATGCCGCTGATGCCGGGGCTGCCCGCGAGCTCCAGAGCCGCGGCGAGGGCCATCTCCTGGTTGCGGCCGCCGAGGCCCTCGCCCGTGAGCGTCACCGTGGTCTCGCCGCCGGCCAGCAGGCAAAGGCCGCGGTCGCCGGGCTTGAGGCCGGCCGCCGCGCGCCGGGCCTCGGCCACGAGCCCGGCGGCGACCTCGCGCGCCTCGCCGGTGAGGCTGTCCGTCAGGATGCGCGCCGCGAGCCCCAGGGCCTCCGCCTTGGCGCAAGCGGCCTCCAGCGCCTGGCGGTTGGTGGCGGCGAGCACATTGCAGACATGCCCGAAGAGCGGGTCGCCGGGCTTGGGCGTTTCGGGGATGCGGCCCGCTGCCCCGGCCTCCAGGCGCTCGCGCGCCGGCGCGGGCACCCTGGAGAGGATCTGGAAGCGCTCCAAAATTTCCAGGCATTCGCCAAAAGTGCTCGGATCAGGCGAGGTGGGGCCCGAAGCGATGACATCCAGCGCGTCGCCCACCACGTCGGAAACGATGATGGCGAGCACGTCGGCCCCGTTGGCGGCCGCGGCGAGCTGGCCGCCCCCGAGGAGGGAGAGGTGCTTGCGGACGGCATTGACTTCCTGGATGGTCGCGCCGCACTGGAGCAGCAGGGAGGTGGTCTCCTGCAGGTCGGCGAGGCTGAGGCCCGGGGCCGGCGCCGGGGTGAGCGCGCTGGCGCCCCCGGTGAGAAGGCAGATGAGCAGGTCCCCGGGGGCGCAGTCGCGGGCGATGTCAAGGATATGCGCCGCCGCCACCACGCCCGCCGCATCCGGCACCGGGTGCGCCGCCTGGTCGATGGTGATATGCGCGAGCGGCAGATGGTGGCCGTACTTGACGACCACGAAGCCCTCGGCGATGTGGGCCCCCAGAAGCTTTTCCAGCGCCTGCGCCATGGGGGCCGCGCCCTTGCCGGCGCCCACCACGCGCACGCGGCCATGGGTGAGATCCCAGCTGCGGCCCGCGGCCTCGAGCCTCTTGCCGCCGTCGGTGAGGCGCACATGCCGCGTCACCGCCGCATCCGGGGCCACCGCTGCCAAGGCCGCCGCAAAAATTTCCGTAAGTTGCTCCCGCTGCTTCTTCTGCGTGTCTGCCATGGGCGCTCCTTTGCCTGAGTCTTGCTCCTTTCCACATACCAGAGACGGCCCCGCTTGTCATGGAACTTCCGCGGGCACCCCCGCCGGCCCCGGAGGCTTGGATTTTCCGCCGCCATGGACTATCCTCGCCCGAGCCACATCCGCGACACGTTCACAGGAGCCCGCATGGACGCCGCCTTTTTTGACCTTGACGGAACGCTCTTGAACACCCTTGACGATATCGGGAGCGCCTGCAACAGGATGCTCGCGGCCCACGGCTTTCCAGAACATCCCCTCCCCGCCTACGCCACCATGGTGGGCAACGGCTTCACGCGCACGGTGGAGCGCGCGTTGCCGCCCGGTATATTTGCCGGCCTCTCAGCGGAAGGGCTCGAAGCCCTCACCGCCGAGGCCCGCGACCAGTATGCGGCCCACCTCTTCGACCATACGGTGCCCTATGCGGGCATGAGCGAAGCCCTCGCCGTACTGGCAGAGCGTGGTCTCACGCTCGCCGTGCTCTCCAACAAGCCCGATGCCTGGACGGTGGAAATCATCCGCCACTTTTTCCCGGATATCCCCTTCGCGCTCATCCGCGGCGCGCGGGGCGACTACCCCCTCAAGCCGGAGCCGCAGGCGGCGCGCGCCATGCTCGCCAGGCTTGGCCTTGAGCCTGCGCGTTGCGCCTATGTGGGCGACAGCGACGTGGACATGCACACGGCGCGCAATAGCGGCATGCTGCCCGTAGGCGCGGCCTGGGGCTTTCGCGGGCCGGACGAGCTCGTGCGGGCAGGCGCGCGCCTGCTGGCCGCGCAGCCGGCGGAACTTCCCGAACTTCTTTGTTCTCCCATTGCGGAAAAGTGAGGTAATCATGCTTCGGCCCATCATTGAGATCGATGAAGAAAAGTGCAACGGCTGTGGCAAGTGCATCCTCGACTGCGCCGAGGGCGCCCTCGCCATTGTGGACGGCAAGGCGCGCCTCATCAGCGATGTCTACTGCGACGGCCTCGGCGCCTGCCTCAACTGCCCGCAGGGCGCCCTCACCCTCACCATGCGCGAGGCCGCGCCCTTTGACGAGGCGGCCGCCCTTGCCGCCAAGGAAAAGCGGGAAGGGGCCGGCAAGAGCTGTGCCCCGGGCGGCGCCTGCCCCGGGAGCGCCGCGCGCGCACTCAAGCCCCTGGCGCCCCTCGGTGGCGCGCAGGCCGCCCCGGCACGCTCGCCCGAGGCTGGCACGGTCATCGCGCGCCTCCCCGCATGGCCGGTCAAGCTGGCCCTCGTGCCGCCGTCGGCCTCTTTCCTGCGCGGTGCGCGCCTCCTGCTCACGGCCGACTGCGCCGCCCTCTCCCTGCCGGAGCTGCACGCCCATTGGCTCATCGGCCACATCCCCCTGCTCGCCTGCCCCAAGCTGGAAGACCACAACTCCCTCCTCCAGCGGCTCGAGGGCATCCTCAAGGAAGGCGCGCCTTCAGCCATCACCGTGCTGCGCATGAGCGTGCCCTGCTGCGCGCTCGACCGCCTCGCGGAACAGGCCCTCGCCGTCACGGGAAGCAAGGTGCCGCTCAAGGTGTATACGGTCGAGCTGCCCTGAGCTTTCGCCCCGCCCTCACGCCGGGCGCCCCCATCCCCGGGGCGGCCGCATTGACAAATCCTAGCAAAGTGCTATGTTTTCAGCGGCCGGCAGGCGCAGCCCCGGCACTTCCCGGGAGAATGCGATGCCCATCAAGATCCCCGCAGACCTTCCCGCCCGCGCGGCCCTTGCGAGCGAAAACATCTTCGTCATGACGGACGAGCGCGCGAACCAGCAGGACATCCGCCCGCTGGAGATCGCCATCGTCAACC contains:
- a CDS encoding DUF4147 domain-containing protein, coding for MADTQKKQREQLTEIFAAALAAVAPDAAVTRHVRLTDGGKRLEAAGRSWDLTHGRVRVVGAGKGAAPMAQALEKLLGAHIAEGFVVVKYGHHLPLAHITIDQAAHPVPDAAGVVAAAHILDIARDCAPGDLLICLLTGGASALTPAPAPGLSLADLQETTSLLLQCGATIQEVNAVRKHLSLLGGGQLAAAANGADVLAIIVSDVVGDALDVIASGPTSPDPSTFGECLEILERFQILSRVPAPARERLEAGAAGRIPETPKPGDPLFGHVCNVLAATNRQALEAACAKAEALGLAARILTDSLTGEAREVAAGLVAEARRAAAGLKPGDRGLCLLAGGETTVTLTGEGLGGRNQEMALAAALELAGSPGISGIFAGTDGTDGPTDAAGGFADGESVARMGGREAALAFLERNDSNAALLAGGDLLITGPTRTNVMDLAALLVEAPGAGASA
- the mtnA gene encoding S-methyl-5-thioribose-1-phosphate isomerase — translated: MNSHIRFDGEAGALHLLDQRKLPEVEADVGCVTPDDVIAALKTMVVRGAPAIGVTAAFGCALAARGVAAEDTEAGRRRLEGDLDRIAQARPTAVNLRWAVERMRRAWRAAESAGPLPLPAVAALFEREALALQREDETLCRCLGRHGAALLHDGDTVLTHCNAGALATAGYGTALGVIRAALEEGKHISVIADETRPFLQGARLTAWELASDGISVTVACDNACAHLMSRGMVQAVVVGADRIAANGDTANKIGTLGVAILAKHFQVPFYVAAPLSTIDAATPDGAAIPIEERPAEEVTHIGARRITPEGVPVYNFAFDVTPGAFISAIITEAGVLRAPYGEAIAKALATGEERS
- a CDS encoding LysE family translocator produces the protein MLSPEVAGAFFAAALVLSIAPGPDNIFVLTQSALYGAAAGMVTTLGLATGLCFHTTAVALGVAVIFRSSPTAFWVLKILGACYLLYLAWLAFRSGAALARVPEGADDAGGAASFPGYGALYRRGILMNVTNPKVCLFFLAFLPQFCEPERGSIPLQVVLLGALFILATLLVFFSVALLGGRLARRFNASRRGQILINRLAGLVFLGLAVALLATGQ
- a CDS encoding HAD family hydrolase; the encoded protein is MDAAFFDLDGTLLNTLDDIGSACNRMLAAHGFPEHPLPAYATMVGNGFTRTVERALPPGIFAGLSAEGLEALTAEARDQYAAHLFDHTVPYAGMSEALAVLAERGLTLAVLSNKPDAWTVEIIRHFFPDIPFALIRGARGDYPLKPEPQAARAMLARLGLEPARCAYVGDSDVDMHTARNSGMLPVGAAWGFRGPDELVRAGARLLAAQPAELPELLCSPIAEK
- a CDS encoding ferredoxin yields the protein MLRPIIEIDEEKCNGCGKCILDCAEGALAIVDGKARLISDVYCDGLGACLNCPQGALTLTMREAAPFDEAAALAAKEKREGAGKSCAPGGACPGSAARALKPLAPLGGAQAAPARSPEAGTVIARLPAWPVKLALVPPSASFLRGARLLLTADCAALSLPELHAHWLIGHIPLLACPKLEDHNSLLQRLEGILKEGAPSAITVLRMSVPCCALDRLAEQALAVTGSKVPLKVYTVELP
- a CDS encoding DUF177 domain-containing protein, encoding MRKYLVSINDLPPDGKEFTLDDQEIWLAPLHEFHMECRIEKPLVARLTVMPAEEGCLVRGSLTGEVVLPCNRCAEDAGVTIDTRFDEFEDIPPEERAPGAAPDDASHVVYDRHAPMLDLAAVCWEQFMLSLPVAPLCKEECKGLCPVCGANLNEGECGCERGLDDPRMAPLRDLARRQ
- a CDS encoding GIY-YIG nuclease family protein gives rise to the protein MKASATLKGAPWYVYLLECRDGTLYCGITCDLARRVAQHNGLLPGGARYTRGRRPVRLAASLACVDRPTALRLERAVKARPRAEKRLFFCVGSAGAGHAPC